From a single Canis aureus isolate CA01 chromosome 5, VMU_Caureus_v.1.0, whole genome shotgun sequence genomic region:
- the LOC144313848 gene encoding uncharacterized protein LOC144313848 yields MAQMLQKVITLIKAALRMCTLPRQRRTNHRTSPFHDPSVVRDAGQRRLEFWSCPLLGESCSRPDPGLTPTEVCSAEEQIHLSPRMTEGEEFVCLGSHNQVPGTFSSHSSGGWKSRSRFDMALVLASETRISRDTQKTTGIQDLHSFPNIYKIFLKLRSDFLSA; encoded by the exons ATGGCCCAAATGCTTCAGAAAGTTATAACCTTGATCAAAGCTGCACTCAGAATGTGTACCCTTCCACGTCAACGCAGGACCAACCACCGCACTTCCCCCTTCCATGACCCCAGTGTGGTGAGGGATGCTGGACAGCGCCGGCTGGAATTCTGGTCCTGCCCCTTGTTGG GTGAAAGTTGCAGCAGACCTGACCCAGGTCTCACTCCAACCGAAGTCTGCAGCGCAGAAGAGCAGATCCACTTGTCACCCAGGATGACGGAGGGAGAAGAGTTTGTCTGCCTGGGCAGCCATAACCAAGTCCCAGGGACATTtagttctcacagttctggaggctggaagtccagatCAAG gtttgACATGGCCCTAGTCTTGGCTTCTGAAACACGAATCTCCAGGGATACCCAAAAGACCACGGGTATACAAGACTTACATTCTTTTCCAaacatctacaaaatatttttgaaattaaggtCAGACTTTCTGTCGGCATAA